One window from the genome of Variovorax sp. PAMC26660 encodes:
- the rsmA gene encoding 16S rRNA (adenine(1518)-N(6)/adenine(1519)-N(6))-dimethyltransferase RsmA, whose product MAHIARKRFGQHFLSDGGIIDAIVHEIAPQPGDAMVEIGPGLAALTQPLVERLGRLTVIELDRDLAKRLREHPQLDVIESDVLKVDFAELAGRFPGKPLRVVGNLPYNISTPILFHLLGCAHLVADQHFMLQKEVIDRMVAKPATSDYSRLSVMLQWRYDMANVLFVPPESFDPPPRVDSAVVRMVPLAQPPAVDAARLGEIVQVAFSQRRKIMRHTLGRWLEEHGFAGTFDAQRRAEEVPVAEYVALAQAVPP is encoded by the coding sequence GCCAGAAAGCGATTCGGTCAGCATTTCCTGTCCGACGGCGGGATCATCGACGCGATCGTGCACGAGATTGCGCCGCAGCCCGGCGATGCGATGGTCGAGATCGGCCCGGGGCTCGCGGCGCTGACGCAGCCGCTGGTCGAGCGGCTCGGCCGCCTCACGGTCATCGAACTCGACCGCGACCTGGCCAAGCGCCTGCGCGAGCATCCGCAACTCGACGTCATCGAATCCGATGTGCTGAAGGTGGACTTCGCCGAGCTGGCCGGCCGGTTCCCGGGGAAGCCGCTGCGTGTGGTGGGCAACCTGCCCTACAACATCTCCACGCCCATCCTGTTCCATCTGCTGGGCTGCGCCCATCTGGTCGCCGACCAGCACTTCATGCTGCAAAAGGAAGTGATCGACCGCATGGTGGCCAAGCCCGCCACGTCGGACTACAGCCGCCTGAGCGTGATGCTGCAGTGGCGCTACGACATGGCCAACGTGCTGTTCGTGCCACCGGAGAGTTTCGATCCGCCTCCGCGCGTCGACAGCGCCGTGGTGCGGATGGTGCCGCTGGCGCAGCCGCCGGCGGTCGATGCGGCACGGCTTGGCGAGATCGTGCAGGTCGCCTTCAGCCAGCGCCGCAAGATCATGCGGCACACGCTGGGCAGATGGCTGGAAGAGCACGGCTTTGCAGGCACGTTCGATGCCCAGCGTCGGGCCGAAGAGGTGCCGGTGGCCGAATACGTTGCATTGGCCCAGGCCGTTCCCCCATGA